From a region of the Candidatus Poribacteria bacterium genome:
- a CDS encoding tetratricopeptide repeat protein, whose amino-acid sequence MNEDELERREQALLYLLEGETHQMRGEFGRAIALYMKSIALYPTAKAHTWLGWTYSMMGRFQDSIDECHKAIRLDADFGNPYNDIGACLIQLGEYDAAIPWLEKAIEAPDYEARCHPHMNLGRVWEQRLEWDKAIESYKRALYESPDYEPAFVALRKLRAKLN is encoded by the coding sequence GTGAACGAAGATGAACTTGAACGAAGAGAACAGGCGTTACTTTACCTGCTTGAGGGGGAAACACACCAGATGCGCGGTGAGTTTGGACGTGCGATTGCGTTGTACATGAAGTCAATTGCCCTCTATCCGACGGCGAAAGCGCACACATGGCTCGGCTGGACCTATAGCATGATGGGGCGGTTTCAAGACTCGATTGATGAATGCCACAAAGCGATTCGCTTGGACGCCGATTTTGGTAATCCCTACAATGATATTGGTGCGTGTCTGATTCAACTCGGCGAATATGATGCGGCTATCCCTTGGTTGGAGAAAGCCATTGAAGCACCAGACTACGAGGCGCGGTGTCATCCCCACATGAATCTGGGTCGTGTTTGGGAGCAACGGTTAGAGTGGGATAAAGCGATCGAAAGCTACAAACGTGCCTTATATGAAAGTCCTGATTATGAACCCGCATTTGTCGCGCTTAGAAAGTTGCGAGCCAAGCTGAATTAG